GCTCGGTGGTGACCCTCGGGGATACGGCTACGTCGACAATGCGACGCCAGAGCTCGCGATCTCGCTTCTGCCGACGTACCGCAACAAGGGAATCGGCACGCGACTCATGCGCAGCCTGCTTGGGCACCTTGCAGCGGCCGGCTACACCAAGACCTCGCTCAGCGTCGACAGGGACAACTACGCTTCGAGGATGTATGCGCGGCTTGGCTTCGAGGTCCTCGCCGAGCAGAACGAGGACCTGCTCATGATTCGGTCTCTCACGCTGGAAGACGAGCGGTGCCTCTAACGTCGAGTACTTCAGCCGCGCGCCGCTCGACGTGCAGGACGCCAACGCCGGGCGCGTCAGTTGGGAGCACTTGTTAGACACCACCTACGCGGTCAGTTGCTCCAGGTGGTGGCGCATGTGCGTGAGGTACTCTTCTGCCACGGTGCTCAGTGAGATGGTCTGGGGCGTGCCGTACCAGTCGACCTTGCACGGAGTATCGAGCTTGCTGCGCGGCATCACGCGCAGCACGTGGACGAGGTGTCGGTTGTACGCGACCCACAACGCGACGAGCTCATGCCAGTCGCGTTCCTCGTACCGCTGGCACGCCACCCATGCCTCCTGTTCGTACGGCGGGAAGTCGAGCTCGTCGACCTGCTGCGCCCGCACGAACCGCTGGTGGTTGTTGGCCGCTGAGTCGATCAAGTGACCGAGGATCTCACGCTTCGACCAGGACTCGGGCCGCGGTCGCTGAGCGGTCAGCTCCGTCGGCTGTCGACCGAGCTCAACCGCGGCGGCATCGACGAGTTGCGCAAGCTCCTGCGCGAGTTCGCTCCCCATCCCGGCCCCCTGTGTGTCTAACGCTTTGCGCATGAGCAACGCCGATGCGCTTCCTGGTGATTCTACGCTTCCG
The Coriobacteriia bacterium genome window above contains:
- a CDS encoding GNAT family N-acetyltransferase; its protein translation is MSEVTIREIRAEDYPLLEEFLYLAVYQRDPLQPIPRSVIDEPRVRNYIDGFGERVQDHGLVAEADGRVIGAAWARVLGGDPRGYGYVDNATPELAISLLPTYRNKGIGTRLMRSLLGHLAAAGYTKTSLSVDRDNYASRMYARLGFEVLAEQNEDLLMIRSLTLEDERCL
- a CDS encoding DinB family protein, which codes for MGSELAQELAQLVDAAAVELGRQPTELTAQRPRPESWSKREILGHLIDSAANNHQRFVRAQQVDELDFPPYEQEAWVACQRYEERDWHELVALWVAYNRHLVHVLRVMPRSKLDTPCKVDWYGTPQTISLSTVAEEYLTHMRHHLEQLTA